The DNA window TGATTAGgatgccccctgctggtggttgtgtgcagtgactctgacctgtgTTGCAGTGATTAGgatgccccctgctggtggctgagtgcagtgactctgacctgtgTTGCAGTGATTAGgatgccccctgctggtggctgagtgcagtgactctgacctgtgTTGCAGTGATTaggctgccccctgctggttgcTGAGTGCAATGACTCTGACCTGTTTTGCAGTGATTAGgatgccccctgctggtggctGAGTGTAGTGACTCTGACCTGTGTTGCAGTGATTaggctgccccctgctggtggctgagtgcagtgactctgacctgtgTTGCAGTGATTaggctgccccctgctggtggctgagtgcagtgactctgacctgtgTTGCGGTGATTAGgctgacccctgctggtggcTGAGTGCAGTGACTAGGATTCCCCCTGCTGGTGGCTGAGTGCAGTTACTGACCTGTGTTGCAGCAGATGCCCGGCGCGGCACAGTGCCCGCCCTCGCTtccacaggctccgccccccacctgGCAGGGGGTGGGCAGGTAGCTCTCGGCCGCGCAGTGCGCCGTCTCCGGGGAGCCCAGGAGGCAGCCGAGCCCCGCCCCGCAGCAGATACTGGGGCCGAAGCACCGGCCCCGGTCCCCCGGCCCACACACcatgcactggggggggggggggagagggggggggagagagagaggggggagaggggagggaggggggggagagagaggggagagaggggggagagagagggggagagagagagagggagagagagaaagggaaggggagagagagaaggagggagggtgagagggagagggggagggagagagggaaggggagagagagagagagaaagggagggagaaagagagagaggggggagagagagggagagagagagaatgagaatatataacatatataataatatatatatataatgtccataaatgtttgcatatgtgtgtttagATATACATCTATGTATATACACATGAGTATAACTTTCAAAATAtccttattgttattatttttatcaatgTTGTAaaattgacacacacacacagacacgcacacgcacacacacactcacacacacacacacacacacacacacacacactcacacacacacagactcacacacacacacacacacacacactcacacagactcacacacacacacacacacacactcatacacacacagactcacacacacagactcacacacacacacagacacgcacacgcacacacacacacacacacacacacacacaccttccgtAGCGGGGAGTCGGACAGCGATCTCTTGCCCCCGATGGGGCAGTTGGAGATGTAGCACGCCGTGCAGGCCGACAGCAGGCTCAGCAGACACACGGACACCGCAGCTCCAGACATCTCtgccacagacagagagaggatgaggaagatAAGGGTGAAGGCAAATTTGGGtcagaaggagagagaatttGAGCATGTGGTTAGAAACACAGCAGACCCTACGCTCTGTTCTGAAATTTCCCCCTGGCTCTGCAGCTGGGATGTCCCAATCTGGAAAATC is part of the Anguilla anguilla isolate fAngAng1 chromosome 10, fAngAng1.pri, whole genome shotgun sequence genome and encodes:
- the LOC118237127 gene encoding isotocin-neurophysin IT 2-like; protein product: MSGAAVSVCLLSLLSACTACYISNCPIGGKRSLSDSPLRKCMVCGPGDRGRCFGPSICCGAGLGCLLGSPETAHCAAESYLPTPCQVGGGACGSEGGHCAAPGICCNTESCILDQSCSASDDDDDQIGQSENGSLDGDILARLLNLAGRTPPHWTNQ